The Ignisphaera sp. genomic sequence AGAAGAGGCTTCCACCCGAGGTAAAGGAGGAGCTAGGTAACACTATTGGGGAATACGAGCATTACCTTGCCTGCCTTGAGGCATTTCCCTATTTCGAGAACTAATCAATGCCTTCTAAAGAGCCTACTAAGAAAATAGAGACATGGGAGCTAGAAGAACCAGAAGATAGGTATATAGCCATATCTGAGACAAGATTAGCTAATGGTCAGAATATATGTAGAATATTCTAGTGCTTAATCTTATTTTTAATCCTATTTCATCATTATGCAGCTATACCTATGCTGAAAATGATTAGGCTGTTGAAAAGTTTTGAAAATGACTTTCCAGCACAAGGTAATGCTTAACTATAATGAGATATGTGAGACATGAAAAGATATATATTAGCTTTCTTATAATCTGGCTTTAGTGTTGTGTGGTGGTGTTTTTGGGTAGTATAGTCTTTGGTGTTGATGTGCTTGACAAGTATTTTAAAAATGCTTTGGAGCCTCCAGCGACGATTGTTGTTGCTGGCCATCCAGGAGCTGGAAAAACAACGCTTGCATCAACTATTTGCTATGCAAACACTTTGAGGGGGTATAGATGCTTGTACATATCTTTTCAGGAGGACAAGGAGAAGCTTTTCAGGAATATGGCCGGGGTTGGAATGGATCTTCGATTAGCTGAGGAGAAGGGGCTGTTAACATTCACAAAACTCCCGATTGTTTTAGATGTTGAAAAAGTTGTTGAGCACATAAACAGTATTGTTATCGGCTTTAGCCCAACGATCATAGTTGTTGATTCTATCAACTCCATGCTGCTGGCTGTTTCAGACGAGTCTAAAAGGGCTTTGGCTACAGAACTACTTCTATGAGCTGACCAAGCAGATCAATGGTCTTGCTGTTTTAGTGGCTGAGCTTCCCTTTGGTGTTGATCAGCTTGGGCTTGGATCGCTCGAATTCGTAGCTGACGCTGTTGTTA encodes the following:
- a CDS encoding ATPase domain-containing protein, which produces MGSIVFGVDVLDKYFKNALEPPATIVVAGHPGAGKTTLASTICYANTLRGYRCLYISFQEDKEKLFRNMAGVGMDLRLAEEKGLLTFTKLPIVLDVEKVVEHINSIVIGFSPTIIVVDSINSMLLAVSDESKRALATELLL